TTTTTGAGAATTAATTGAATGATATTAGAGAAAGGGGCACGCTTGGTAAACGGTAAGTTACAAATGTTGCGACCTGGTGATCAAGCgatcgaaacagcctctcgacattcttggggtaaggctACGTAGTTCTCGCCCCCGAGACCTCACtcatgcgggagcctcgtgcaccaggTACGCCCTACGCCATAATTGAATAATATTAGAGAAATGATGGAaagagggcaaagatccatatTATGAAGGGAAAGTAGAACCACCAAGGCTTTACTTATTAactttcaaagaaaaaaaaaaaaaggattcacaATCCAAGAGTCTCAAATTACACATCTGGCTGAAATAAACCATCCTATTATTCCATTTACTCAGACAACTGATGCGTTAAAGGCTTGAGAAGGCAACTCAGACggcaaaaaagaagaattagTTGAAAATTTCCTTCCTGAGGTACGCTGTCCATGAGCAACATGTTGTTCTTCTCTTTCCAAATGGCAAGCAGTTGACGAAAGCAAAGAATGCTTCATAAATGTTTCTAAATAATTCTCTTTAGGATCTCGGGTCCTAACAATCCAGATTTTAAACAGGACAAAGTACTTGATTCATACATCAAAAAGAAGCAAAGGACAGGTCGATTGGAAATAATATTATTGGATTTGTTTGTGGTTTATAATCTTATCACACTGTCTAATGATTACATCTATTTGGATTGACAAACCTCTGTTAGTAATATGATTCACTGTGCAAGCATTCAAATTTATATGTTATACCTGCCCACTTAAAAAACTGTGGCTTATTTAGCACCTATTTCTTCCAAATAAACTTCATTGAGAGGTTTAAGAGGCCTGCTTGGACTTACCTGTGGAAAAATGACTTAACTGATAACTTACTATTTCAAGAGAAAATTGACTGCTCCCGTCGTCTTTCCAGACTCAACTTGACTCTGCTTACTGCTTAGTGGGACCATAGGCCGAATGGTCATTGATACCACCCTGTATCACCCGATCTGGATTGTTATTGAACAGGACAGATCCAATCTATTGTGCATAATAGAATGGTTGAACCATGGGCATGATTGTACTGTTGCATTCTGATTCATCCAATGCAAACCTATCTGGATTGGTACCCAGGACTGATCCAGGAATCTATGGTAGCATGGGTTCTTACATCAGTTAGACCGGTGATAAACCAAAAAGCGACCAATGACATCATTGAAAGCAATCAGCAGAGAGCTTTTGACAATGACACATTATAGAGATACACAATTCTTGTTTTTCTCTCCCAGATCAGAGCACCAAGACTTCTGCCCACTGTGACACATATGCTTCACATTATGTCATTCTCAGCTACCCATATTCCAACCTTTTGAGTCACTGTATTTTCTGTTACCTTCCTTTTCCATAACCTCTTTtcgttttttctcttttctgatGACATGCCACAACCATGTTTCCAATAAGACACTAATCACTCTGCCCTCTCTCAATGAAAATCTAGATTTGTTTTATTATTCACATTGTTGGTGCGTAAATAGTTATCAAGGCATCACCCAGGCACCTTGGTCACATTGTGTATAGGTCCTTTCCAACGTGTTGGGTTGCCTAGACACAATGACAACTGTGACATAAAACTCcatcattctcttctttctGTAGATTCCACACTATTATAGCAGTTAAGATTAAAGGACTTATAGATCTATCAATTGATAAATTCTTGAAAATCAGAATTCAGGAAATAAATAGATGATTTGTAGGCTGCTTAAGATTCAAACTAGAAGCAAGAATTGTGAAAATGAGTCAGATTTGAGGATTTGATCTAAGAAGCACTTCAGATATGTTTCAAGTAGAATTTTGAAGCGCAGATTTGATTCCAGAAACTATATTTAGCAGGAAACAAACAGAACACTCAATTTGATTTGATggatagaagagagagataataaGAAAtcagaagtagaagaagaatagaagaaaggaTTGAAGAGATAGCTCCTGATTTACAAGAGAATTTCACtattagaaggagaagaaagctAGATAATTAGAAAtcagaagtagaagaagaatagaagaaaggaTTGAAGAGATAGCTCCTGATTTGCAAGAGAATTTCAGAATTACGAGAAGAAAGCAGTAGGCCAGGAAAGTGCTCTCACCCATGTTTGCGGAACTCAACAGCCAAAAACTCTTGAAATGAACTCAATAGTTTTATTTAAACTAGGGAAAATAATTGCCCAGAAGCATCCCCCTGTGCCTCCTCCCATGGGGCAGTGAAATGGCCACTCCACCCTTCCCCTTGGATGCCTGTGTGCGGACTGccagaacggccatgcaccctGGCAGCAAACCCCTTTCCTTCAAATTATGTCTGACTGATGTAGTTGTATATTATGTATAATGGTTTAAATTTCCTAAAAACTGACTCATAAATGAACGTCTAATCATTCTTTCTGACTGAATGAGGTAGACTCAAAGGAAAATTCTGTACTTGTAAGTATTCTAATTTAGCTTGAATACTAAGACACTAATCTTGTGTTTAGACTTCACCCCCCACTTTATGGACTTATAATTAAGGCCTAATACAGAAAACAACCCATGAGCAAGTAGCCCCAGGCCAATAGAACTTATCTATGACCCAAAATAAGGTCTTCCTAATTTATTTGGGCAGTCTAGACTGCATCACCCTTCCCCCTTGACTTAACAATGTGGCAAATCTCATGTTCCATCTCCAGTGCATGGCCAATTATGTACGATTCTTACCCTTGCAATGTGGCAAATCTCATGTTCCGTCTCCACTGCATGGCCAATTATGTAGGATTCTTACCCTTGTATTCTTAGTGGTAGAATTGAAGTGTTCCCCCTATTAGTCAGAGTTGAATTTTTTAGTTTGCTCTTGAAGCTACGAATTTTCATTCTAAACATGGGAAAATGGTATCAGACAGATAATTACCAGACGGATAGATAATGACCTGGTGAACATGTCAAAATATTCACATATTCTTTAAAGAACTTTTGACCAAATCTCTAATTCACAAGGTCGAATTCTACCACAATTATCGATGTACTGACTTCTTGCTATATGTTGAGCAAAGTTGGAGTATCTAGATTCTCTGCTCATTACAACATTCCTCTATTTGTTCTGCTTAGTAATGGACTTTACCTTTAGGAGCTTGATCCTTCTGATAAACCTGAGAAGCTAATTTATGTAGGTTCTGATATTTTGTTGTTGAACAAACTTTTTGAGACATCACTATCTAATCCTTGTCTTAAATTGGAGTATTATTGTGTAGAGCTTGATTTGAACCCTGTGCATGAGATGCATAAGAGAGAGAATCGCAGTAAATTGAAAGTAATCATGTACATCATTCACTTTTCTTTACTGAACATTCGAATTACATATAATTATATAGGTACCTATTTATATTTTGACTTCTGCAGCCCTCTCTCCTGAATAGTCTCTTATGTTAGTGGATCTCCCATTTCTCCAATATATTATTCCTGTATCCTTTTCCCCTGCCCTCTGTTTTTTGGCTGATGTGAGGAGATTtgttctttcctttttgaattTTGCTGTACTTGCACGAACtatacaatatattttttttgtcgtCCATTGGTTTTTTCCTTCATCctttttattccttttcatGATTGTTGTAAGGGGATGACTTATCCCCTTTTCACCCTATTTGTTTCCTTGCTTCTCATTCATTGCGTCTAGGTGTTAGGTCTGTGTTAGTGCAActcctttccctttttctttctataaataaataaataattaatactCCTTTTGAGGATCTGATCTCAATGTTATTAACAATAATATGTTCGTGGTGTTATGTTTTAGTGCATATAACTATTTATGCTATTTTTATTAACTTTCGTAACTTACGTGCATTATATTTTATATGCATCCTTTTACAGCAGTTCTTACCCTCTTCacagtttcttcttttctgttgAGCAAGAACtgtgtttcctttctttttctgttcttgTACTTCGTTTTTTCAATGTTCATTGTTGATATGTGTATGGGTCCTTCAGGATACTGGTCTCTTGGGAAATCAATGGATCAGATCATGATCTATATCAGACCTGATGATTAAGTGAGTCTCAGTCCTCACTGATGCATGCATGGTGTACCAATTCAAATTAAGAAATGAacattcaattccaatttgaatttttgaaccttttatttttattataggGAATTCCATTAGACCATTTGATATTAGAATATTTGCATAATTCATGTATTTGAtctatttttattattcatgCGACTTATGTCTACTTCATCAATAAGTGGATTGTGTGTGCCTACCTGTTTTGGCTCAATCAGTTGGTTACTACTGATGGACATCCTACTTCATAGTGTTCTATTGGTGATCTTGAACTTGAGTTTATTACTGATTAGCATACAACATTTTATTGTTGCAGAACTAAAGGCACCGTTGCACATGGATGGATGCAATGGTAAAAGAGTTGGTGGGCTGGGTGTTGCTAGGAAGGGGTCTGGCCTTGCTTTCAGAGATTCATCAAATAATGAGGATCGAAGCATTCAATACTGTAATCGACTAGGTTGTAGCACCAGACTCAACTCATCAAAGGGTGGTGAGAGTAGTAGTTCAGACAGAACCAAATATTCAAAGCCTCCTTTCCGTCCAGCAAGTGGAAAGGCAATATCTGGGAACTCTACTAAAACATTCTCTAATGTGAGTGATGCTAGAAAGTCTcaacgatatgcccataaaccGTCTTCTAACAAGGAAACAGTTCCCTCTGAAACTATTTGTaagcagagagagagacacatttCTGAATCCATACCTTCAACTAATACAATTCAGACAACACTTGAACCTGAAGATGTTGAATCTGGAGTTCTTCGGGGCCTTACTGTGGATACATCAGAAGATGTGGGGAGATACAATATACCATCAAATACAAGATCTCAAAAGAAAGTCCATCAACAGTCTGGATCAAGCAGTCAAGATATGTGGGGTCCCTCTGTCCGGCGTTCTATTGCTTCTAAATCCACCAGTCAGGTTGCAAAACCTGCTTCCCATAGTCAAGCTGCTAATGTAAGCCAATATGGTCTGAGAAATCTTGCTTGCACATCTATATCTGATGTTCTTCCCTCAGGTTGTTCATCTCCAGACTCCAGTCGCAGGAGGACTGATGTGAAAAGGAGAAATGTGGGTGGAGAGAGCTCTACTTCTAGAGCAAAGCACACAAGTGGGTCATTTCTAGGAGGAAGTTCAAGCACTCAAAGGAATCCCATATCCAATCCTAGCCTCTCACATTCTGAACATTCATCTTCACAACAGCCTGCAAGGAGAACCAGAAATTGTCTTCCAAATAGAGATGGTGTTACATCAGTTAGAACACGGAGGACAATCACTGGTGAGGCCAGAGCAAGGTCCTCTGAACATGGCACTGGCAATGATTTGACACTGCCTGAGTCACCAATTCCTCGGGCAGAAAATCTAGTCAATGAGCTGACTCCAACTTCATCACTGCAATTTCCAGCAGAACTTCCCTCTATTTTCGACCACTCTAATGGTCAACCAGGTAGTAGCAGTCAGAATCTACGTAGCAGGCAGATGGCTCATACAGAAGGTGGACATGCCCGCCCTTTCCATGGTCTCTCTTTTGACAGGGATGGTTTCCAGAGATTTAACATGGATGGGATTGCTGAGGTATGACACATTTATTGTATATGAGCATTTAAGATGCCATTAACTGGAACAACACAATCTAATCTAAAACCTCTCGCAGTTGAAACTAAAActtagttttttttgttttggcagGTATTGATGGCACTTGAGAGGATTGAGCAAGATGAAGAATTGACATATGaggttgtttctctctctctcctctctctctcatatttatttatttatttttcctgttaaTATAGCTATTTTAATAGCCATCGTTTCCTAAAAAATATTTCTTCTAATGCAGCAATTAGTGATTCTGGAGACAAACTTGTTTATGGGGGGCCTTGGCTTTCATGATCAGCATAGGGACATGAGATTGGATATCGATGACATGTCATATGAGGTTTGTTGATCATTACACTCTCTTGGATGACCATAGTGTCAAATGCATGCATATAATTATATTGTCCCTCAACTTTTTCCGTGAACCCTTTATAACAGGAACTATTGGCTCTAGAAGAGAAGATGGGTACTGTTAGCACAGCCCTCACAGAAGAAGCATTGTCAAAATGCCTTAAGAGAAGCTTCTATACTCCTGCATCTCTAGACACAGTGTGTGTGGATTGTGGAGATGACGATGGTGATGATGTCAAATGCAGTATTTGCCAGGTATGTTTCCTAAAGCTATCACGAGCAATAGTGGCAGGTACGTGCTTAATTGTTGCAAAAGATTTCTTCCCTCTATTATATGATCAGCTGAGCAGTTTGAATACTCACTTCTTCAACTTGATCTCTTTGTTGGAGATTTTCCATGGTTGGTGATGGCTATTGTTTGTGCCAGGTCATGCTTGTGTGGTGTCTGTTTGTGTTGCATTAAATTTTTGTATCGAACAGCTTAGGAAAGCCTGAACATAAACGTGAACATGTAAATGCTGAGGCTCATTATGCTAAATCAGACATGTTGGGTTGGTGTAGACAATGTTTAGTTAACAAAGTTAAGTGGGTCAAACGGGTCAGCAAGTTTTACATCCCTAGATATGGCCCATTTATTAAGGGTTTTGTCATTTGGTGCAGATATCTCCTCAACCCATCCCTGTTAACTAGGGTTTGTGGTTGGGTCAGAACTTGCCAACCTAACCAAATTATTATAGGCAGTGCTACAGAGACCCTGGTGTCTACAATTGCAAACTGTTGTTGTCAGTCCCTGCAGTCGTTCTTAAGAACCTGGAAAACCGTAGGGCCACCCTTTCAAATGCTGGTGCTGACTTGTTCTTCAGAGACTGCTGTCTCACTTgcatttcatattttttgatgACCAAGTCCGATTGACCTTCTAGGTAAGATGTATCCTTCTGGATGATCGTCAAGGTTGATTGTGTGTttacttggatccatgtagtgaTGGATTCATCATCTGCATCATCAACTTATGCTACTATTAGTATATTATTTGTCTAGGATCAAACTGTTGGACAGGTTCAGTCTGGAAAATCACAACCGGACCAAGGCTCGTCCAGTTTTGGTTGAAGTGTCGGGCATTCCAATCTGTACTACCTTATTAAGTTTTGGCTCTACTAGCAAAGCCAAACAAGGGTTGTTTTTTCAACTTTGTAAGTGTTGATTTGGCGTAGTTAGATTACCCTTGGTTAGTATTTGGTTTGGATTTGCATCCTCTTTTAGTTTCATATGCCATGTTCCCTTGCTTGATTTCATAGAGTTTTGTTATGCAGGAAGAGTATGTTGAAGGAGATGAGGTTGGTAAGCTAGGATGCGATCATTGGTACCATGTGGTCTGTATCCACCAGTGGTTGCGGCAAAAGAATTGGTGCCCGATCTGCAAGGTGGAGGCAGCTCGTTCTTAATCCCCGTCAAAAAGTAACCAATAACCAGTCATAAGGCTGATGTCTACTGTAAAATCCCTTTCAGACCCTTGGTCCCCTGCAAGGTGGAGGCATCTCCTGCTGTTCCTGTACATACTATATTCCCTTCCATTATAATCAAATAAGCCATTTCCTTCAGAACCTTGTATCCCTTGGTCATATGATCAGTGGGAAAACCTTTTACATTCTATAACATTCAAATGTTCATAAAGGCTGCTcttcagattttattttattttttggttctcCCAATTATGCATTTGGATTAGGGTTATATTCTATGGTTAAGAttctacttttttctttttctgtctaATTCCCGCGAAAATCAATTTTACGGTATAAACACATATGACCCCCACCTCTATGCCCAGATCAAATTATTAAGATTCGACTACCATAACGAATATGACTCCAATGCATGTGCCTGGCATAGAAGTTTTGATTCTCAATGCTTTGGCACTAATAATGGGTTACTAGCTATGCTTCCAGATCAGGAGGATAGAAATTTCATGCTTCCTTTGTGTAACAGCATCATGCCAGAAAATAGGTTGTCTGGTTAAGGGATTGACATTTTGATCAGGGGATCAGAAATGGTATCATCGGCCTTTCCTCTTAGTGCACAAAACCTTTTGACTAAAAGATTTTTTAGAATTGAAGCAATGCAATTTTCATGTACAACGATTCGGCTGTTGAGGGAGGATCGTTGAGGGTTGATGGCCTTGTATCATGTAGTTTGTGGCTGCCCCAAAGCTTTGTTAAAATCCCATAGGGTTGAAGCTTGGTGGAGTTGGCTCAACCTGttgtttattttcttccctTGTTGTATGCCGAGCTGTGGGGATCTGTGTGGAGTAGCAAAATTTTCTATAAATACAAAGAGGCTCTGAGAAATAGAGCTTGTAGGCCTTTCTCCATTGCTAGTGAAACTCTTTCAAAAAACGTATATCGTTGCATTATGGTTGCTTgattgctcctttttttttttccgtttaatttatttattctctctccctcttaagATTTCCAGATTCTTTAACCATTGTGTTTTGCAAGTTTAGAGAAACTCAAAATGCAAGTTATCTGCTTCTAACCGAAAACTAATATGATATAAAATTTGGTCCAAAAAAGACCCAAAGGTCATGAAGTATTACAGAAATGCAACCATCTCCTATGTTATGTTATATATTCAAACATTTTCATATAATTTAGTACAATTATGAACTTTGTTTTCAATTCTATCTCATACTTGTTTCATGTCTCTGTCATTGTCCTTAAtgtctaccaaaataaaaaattcattgtcTGTTTTAGTCAACATGTAAACTTCACAAACCATTATGACATTTATATGTGGACTGAATTTCACTAACTCAAAAGGAGGGAGGAGGTGGGATATCCGACCCTTGGATTATGCAGTGAACCTTTCTTACCACACGGTCAAGGGAAACTTTGTCCATTTTACTTTTcactttcattatttttttggtagaaactttTCGCTTTCAATTGAAAGACTTGACTCTTAGGTTCCAATCGGTCTTGGTCACAAACTCACAATCCCCGAGATGCTGTAACATTGGCTTTTTCTGATATATATGCATGGTTCAAGGGATTGGTATTATCGGTTATATCAGTATCATTGGTACCTGATcctgatactgatacttgacCGATATGGTATCAATATATTAGTCCATACTGAGGTAAAAGGGTCCGAAGtggctcttttttcttttacaaaaatgAAGGCAAAACCATCTTATATCAGCCAAATCAGATCTGCATTGATATCGGTATCTGCCTGGACTGATACCGATCCTAATAACGTGATTCAATCCATGTATCGGTATCACTATCAATacccttttttccttcattaattTTCAATGATCTCAGAGAGGTTTTCCCCAAAATCTAAGATCacttacattttcttttttggataagCTGCAAcaaatatgttttctttttttcattttccataaCCTATAAGAGCTTTGGTAAGGGCAAAGAAATCTCACCTGCATGAATAGGTTATTTCTCACACATGATATTGAAAAAGGTTTTCTGGGCTAGTCTCCCAAAAGGGAATCATCTGTTGATGGCAACCCCACGGTCATCCAATAGCTCTCACTCAtcctttatatttttctttgaaaaaaataaatttatttccgATGGCTTCTCCCACAAGGCCACAACCACTTCATGTTTAGGTTTCATACTTACTTCTTTTACCCATAGAATTAAAGGTTGAAAGTATAGGATGGTTCAGTTGGGCTCACCAAAATGATACTCTTCTTCTGCATGAATCCCATAGAATTATTCCCTTATCATGGGGGCTTGGCCGTGGAAGGGTAGTTAGAACTTGGAACATTATTGAGTCTTTTAACTTTGGATCTGTAAATATTCAGACCAAGGATCTGCAGGGCTTCTACCtgccccgccccgccccgccccgccccaTCCCAAGAATGCTATGGACTTACTGATTTGCATGTGACCAAGGCACGGCGAGAAGAGCTTAGGTTTCATAGTACTTAGAGAAGGGTAGATCAAACCTGAAACATTAGGTACAGTGCAAGATAGATACTGGTTAAGCTCAGTCGACATCTAAACTCAAGAGCAAAACTCTGCACAGCTTGGGTTCTTGTTTGGGCTCATGAGCAACTCTTACACAGTTCCACAATTTTATCTCTATAATAGTTTGCACTCTTCAACATTGAAAGATTCAGAGTCCAATCATTCTCAGACCTGCAGGTTTGAAAGATGGGCTCTCTACAGTAACAATAGGAGCTTCACTACAGAATAATCTAAGGCTCAGGTAATTTTTATTGGTTAGATATCAACATCAAGTTATCCATTATTGGTAACGCTCGGGATATGTCGGACGTGCAATTCATTAATTCACGATCACATAGCATTTGATTTACATATGCAGTCAATAGAAATGAAAACAAAGCATAATAGGTCCTCACAAGATCCATATAATCTACAAGTCACACAGCATTTGATAAAATCCTCAACTCGAACAACTTCCAGGGGAGATTTCAGTCTCATGATCTGTACAAATTTATGCCCTTAAAAACGAAGTAGTAATGCATCATAAGGAAGGAGATGACATTGAACAGCTCTCACATGAACGCAAATGCGCCAAGAACATTATAACATGTCCCATGTTGATAATAAGGCAAACAGATTGCACAAATTTGTCACtgggaaaggaaaaaataaatattataaataaaataaaataaaggaaatgcAAAAGATAAGGGAATTCCTGTGTTGCATTGAAAAATGTTTTCCagataaaatattaatattttccacaaataaaacaaagcctACAAAGAGTATAGGAaaagggttctctgagcaagcagtATAGGGAGAGGGAACCAATAAAGTGCAGAATGGTTCCGAACATAGAAGGGCAGGGAGGTCacttcatcatttcatgtgaggagagagagacagtgtACCCTCCCCTAAGCAACTCAGAACTATTTCCAAGAATACAACAGAAAATTGAACCCTGGAAgcttttttttccaaaatagtgAATTTCTAATTTTGGAGAACTTGCAGTAATCACtcatgaccaaaatacccctagtttTCCTAAAATGACAAATAGACAGCAGTTCTTAcagaaatgaccaaaataccccagTTTTCATGGAATTGACTAATATATGCCCaatttttgaagaaattaaCAAAATACCCAGTTCACCAAAATTGCCAAGATGGTCCTTTTCCTCATAAGGGAATAGTCTTTCTGAGTAGCAGCATATTATCACTCACAAAAAGGCCACATGGATTGTTGGCTAACGACGTGCATGTAGGATGAGAGAGACTAATTTCAACTAATGTGCTACAAAATCTTTGCTGTGGTTGGGGTTTGAAAGACTTGACATTTCAAGGAACCATTGAAATAGAACAAAATTATAATATGCTCCTGTTGGATAAAATACAATAGCAATCTCCCCAACAGCCAAagcaactcaactcaactcaactcaactaagcctgaCCCAGCTACTTCAGGTCACCAACATGATCTATTGCTATGCCACTCTGTGTGAACAGATATTCCTTTAACTCATAAGCACTCATGTCCTCTCTCACCgctatttttttgataaaatctaCACTTTGACTCATGTTTTCAGCCTGAATTGAAATATGATAGAAACCTGAATGCCGACTCCTCAAAATCAGAATCCAAAGCAGCCTCATGGTCTTCTTGGAAATTAAGAATTATTACACGTACAGTGGAGGATtgagttcttttttctttcctttaaggGGCTAGGCAACAGGTTAAAGTTTATAATCATAAGGGAAGCAACAGAGAGAATGATAGCAACTACTAGTGATGTCAGACTAAATTACCAAAAGGTTATCAGTGCCAGTAAGATACATCATAAACTCCATCACACAAATCAAGTTTATCTTCAACAGAAAACTCAGATCTGGAAAATAGAGCTGAATAGAGGATATTTCGATTACTCGCAAACCATAGCTCAGATGGAGCTTAACCATAAAAAACTGAACAAATTCTGCCGGATTGATTGAGACTAATGCTGGTTgcaacaaaaaaggaaacttttgatGATTCTTCAAGAACTTAATCTAGGAACGTCGGATGatcctcaaatttggatcaattGGTCCTCCTAAGGTcctcaacaaaccctcaaaatcctgCAGCAATCAGAAATCTGGTCTGGGACATACgcactcaaaatttttttctagAGAAACTCTGTAACTAGAATCAATAGCCTGGCTGTGTGCTCTTCTGATCAGCAAAGGTCAGGACTTTGTTCTCTCAATTTTAGTGAATAAATAGAAGATAAGAGTAGAAAGAGGATAAAATAGGTATAGaagggatagatgtgggtgggggatggctatctcagcttggGTCTCTCatccacagctatctcagttgTTGAAACATCCTTTCTCATGAACAAACCAGCAAGCAAAGCTCACAAAATATTATTAATCAACTGAGTCCCATCAAACTACAATCAACCTCTTTATATAGTAGAGGCTTGGACTCAATTGCATAGAAAGATCTAGGAAACAActggaaaatagaaactagactTCTCTATTGCTTAAACTAAAAGTTTAGAGACTAAGAAACAATAAACATAGAAATAAAAGACCTTCTAGAGactaaatctgatttttttactatttgttaagaaagaaacaaaaaattggaccaaatcactgttcacgtgaacgaAAACTTGTGAACAGTATTTTCTGAACTTTggctttgtcttcttcttcttcttcatgctttgatctacatcaactaGCAAGTTACATTAACAGTCAGATAGACACCTGAGTGTTATTTATATCAATAACAGGCATATGGGTGCCTGAGATTCCCAGCTGACAGTAGACAGGCAAATAGCAatgttcctattttttttttaaaccattatCCTAATAATAAAAATGACCTTCAGATTCACTAAAGTCTAATTCGATGAATCAACCCTACAAGCAATACACAGTTTGGTTGAATAGCAGTCTACTCTATCGTTAGGCTAGAAAAACACTACAATCCAACCTAGTAAATGATTTCAGGACATTCTCGGACATATAAACACAAGTGAAACAGAATATGTAGTGTCTTCAGGTTCAATAGCATATGGCGATGAGACCCATACAAGAGTTATACTTCTTTATACCTggataaaaataagagaccatTGGGGGTGGGGACAAAAATCTAGCCCCAACTCTTGAAAACAAGGTGGAGGGAGGCACCAAGTTCAACCCATAACTCCAAGAGATCGATGTTTCTAAGCCAACTAAGCTTCACGTCTAGTTTGTAGTTACTTTTCGGTTGTCTTCGAAAAAATAAAGGAGCTTCTCAGTCAGGTGGGTAGACTATTTACATAAAGGAGTATTGCATCTAAGTCAAATCGGGGTCTCTGCCGTATACTTAATtccaaaacagaaaattttgtTCATAGCTTATAAAAGGGCATGTTGATCATTTCTTTGAAATGTTGATTGTAGTTTTGAAAACATTATGATAATTGTTCGATAGAATTTGTTCCCAATACGTGGGCGAGCTTGTGgaacaacggttaagttgcagtattgcaacatgttggtc
This genomic stretch from Macadamia integrifolia cultivar HAES 741 chromosome 2, SCU_Mint_v3, whole genome shotgun sequence harbors:
- the LOC122062115 gene encoding E3 ubiquitin-protein ligase MBR1-like — translated: MDGCNGKRVGGLGVARKGSGLAFRDSSNNEDRSIQYCNRLGCSTRLNSSKGGESSSSDRTKYSKPPFRPASGKAISGNSTKTFSNVSDARKSQRYAHKPSSNKETVPSETICKQRERHISESIPSTNTIQTTLEPEDVESGVLRGLTVDTSEDVGRYNIPSNTRSQKKVHQQSGSSSQDMWGPSVRRSIASKSTSQVAKPASHSQAANVSQYGLRNLACTSISDVLPSGCSSPDSSRRRTDVKRRNVGGESSTSRAKHTSGSFLGGSSSTQRNPISNPSLSHSEHSSSQQPARRTRNCLPNRDGVTSVRTRRTITGEARARSSEHGTGNDLTLPESPIPRAENLVNELTPTSSLQFPAELPSIFDHSNGQPGSSSQNLRSRQMAHTEGGHARPFHGLSFDRDGFQRFNMDGIAEVLMALERIEQDEELTYEQLVILETNLFMGGLGFHDQHRDMRLDIDDMSYEELLALEEKMGTVSTALTEEALSKCLKRSFYTPASLDTVCVDCGDDDGDDVKCSICQEEYVEGDEVGKLGCDHWYHVVCIHQWLRQKNWCPICKVEAARS